The Vanessa tameamea isolate UH-Manoa-2023 chromosome 27, ilVanTame1 primary haplotype, whole genome shotgun sequence DNA window CAGTTGGTAGGCATAAAACTCTACGTACTTTCTTGTAGTTAAAGCTTGCTCCTcactaaatttcattaaattcagtggtttggccgtgaaagagcaacagacagttactttcacatatatataatacaagctGAACCTGCGTATTTACCTGCGCAAAATACGTATAGTACTTTCCTTTTCCAGAACTCAACCGAGCTATGTGGTATTCTAACCAATAAAACCAGCTAATGGCCACCTATGCGGATCCTAAAGACTACGCGATCGTTTTGATTACCGCGTTGAATATAGTGCTGCCTTTATCAATacgctgtatatatatttaacgagtttaataaatatatatatcgcatTTTAATGTTAACgtatcattattatcataatcattaatcaattacaatccactgctggacataggcctatCCAAAAAGTTCTAAGCTTCAGATTCAGTCGGGTCAAGTCACCTTCTTTAGGTCATAATTACAGtgcagtaattatattaattacctgTTTTCTACCGTCTGGCAGCAGAACGTAATACAATCCCTCAGCCCTGTCTCCTTGTCTTGATTCCCGGTGACCGAAGTCGTTGCCTGAGTACGCGTCCTTTACCATATATTCGAAGTTATAGTTTGCTGGTTCCTGTGAATTGTATAGAAttcatattgtataatttacttaagtatctgtattaaataatttgacaatcaattgCAAACACGTGAATCACGACGTGTTGGTGTGTGTGTCTGACTGTTCAGGATTAAGAAAGTATATTAATGCGAATATTAATGATTAAGAACTAACCCCGTTGCTGCCGTCATCGTATCCACCACCAGGTGGTAGATATTGTCTGCTCTGCTGGTTGTAGTTGTTTCCTGTTGAAACATTAAGATGGACATTTAAATCTCTACGTattatgcaacggattttaatgcggttttcatcaataaacatgtGTGATTCTTAGATGAATATTTACAtggatactaaaaatatattcgagaaATACCGAGAATTTCTACATTTCTAGCCGACAAAAAAAAGAATGTTAAAAGATGTTTATTGTTCaatgtaagttttatatgtataccaATAGAGTTGTTGTAATTGTATATACccttattgtacccgtgtgaagccggggcgggtagctagtataatatatgtcaACCAAAAGAAAATGTTCTtctgattaaatttattgtatttatattttagagaaTACAAAGTACCTATATTACCACGTCCGGTTGCAGGAGTTCCATATTCTTGAGAGGGTGCATTGTATTGAATTCCACTACCGGCTTGGCCAAAATTTTTACCTTGGTTTGGCAAACCGTATTGATTTGATGGAGTTTGATATTGGCTTGTTGGTGCTTGGTACTGGCTCGTTGGGGCTTGGTACTGGCTTGTTGGTGATTGGGAATTAGAACGAGGAAGACCATATTGGTTAGAAGGGGGTAAGTATTGGGAGTTGGGACGAGATCTCGATGGAGCGCCATATGTAGAGGAAGGCTGCCTGAAacggtattaataataatctttaaaagttatacatttgaCTACAGCGATGTAGAGGTCGCATTTTCGATCGTGTATCTGTGGCTCTTTTATTTCATCCCCACTTTTAACATAAGCTTTACGCGTAATTAGGGGAGAGGGGGCATTATAATGCACCATACTAACTCCTTGAAACAGGAATTGActgtattctttaaaataatttatataaggaCCTGAACGCAGCTCCGTTTTGCGTCTGACTACCGAAGCTTGGGGTTCCGTATGTTTTTGAAAGTGAAGATCCTCTGTTTTGTCCTTGTGGGGGTAGGTATCTGGAATGGAACATTAACtgtgaataataattacaatgaaataactattaataccaacaattatattaatgaaaatgaagtctaatttaattgattaattgtcATTAAACGTCAATAAAATTGGTATAATCTACGCGGTCACGCGTCCTTTATCTGATTAAGTTGAAACTTTACACTTGTTTCTGGGAATTCATTCAAGTTTTtagcataaaattaaagtaaatataggtATCACGAAATATATCGTGCAAGAGTATTAAAtacgaatgtaaaaaaaaaacaaatgtcacCAATAACATTCGTTACAaatactaagtaaataaatgcagtatttttttagtacgtTACTGTATACAAATGTTTCGTTACTAGAAGAACAAGCGTGATATGCTGCGCTTAAAGCGCTAAAAGCTCCAAAAGTCatagctaatataatatatatgtaagttaCCTATTAACTGGAGGTTCCGCTAATGTTGAAGCCATGAGACACACACAAACTATGAAGATCTGTAAaatgaattcattttaaatacatttgcaCCAGAAATCATATTGCGATGGCAAGTCGTTATTTATCTAGACTAATATATACTAAGCTAAACTGgcgagtttgtttgtttgaaagaGATAATCTAAGgatcataaaagtaaatttttagacgctttgattataaaacatttagtgAGACTGAGAatgtgttgaataaaatattgtgacCCAACAGTTGGCTACTAAGTTTatgcacactagtaaagtagtatgacgtttagCGAGAGTCAAGTGTAGTTgacacgcacaccaagataataaatttgGCTCAGTTGTGTGCGAAACTCTGTCTAGATATATAATCTAAGGGCAAAGATTATTAAGACTATATAAGATCGTATAGCGACCTACGGGGCCGTATGTTAGCGTAGCTTCCATAAACTGTCTTTGTGacataaatgtttatgttttacataaacatttatgaCTATTGTTGACTATTATGTAAATTAGGAAATAATTTACATCGGTAAATAATATGATGTAGAGTAACTATGAACTCAAAATTAATCGTAAACTTCAGcgattagtatattataatgaactGAGAtatcccagtggttagaacgcgtacgtaatatatctatactgaaaaaaaaagctGAGATGGTTCTGTAAAATTGCTAAAAACAGTGgtagcctgggtttgaacccgcaacatCGTCTAAGATTCGCGTGTTCTTATCTCTGATCTCATCTCTCCtggtgattatttaaattaggtacATATTTTTCTTACCTTCATTTTGATTTCTTCTGATGTCGACAAGTCGGTGGGATgatcttaaataaacaaaatattttattaagcgtTAAATTAGCAATATACTATATTCATCTGTTTTATAGAgggacatattataataatatatatacttttttctgtgacttaacataaaaaaccaaataaattcgtattttttcAATGGTCAgtatgtcataatttttttagtttattattttgaactttaaCTTATACgggtttttgttaaataattaataactttatatagcCTTTATAGGTCGGTTTATACAAGTAGATTTAAATCAACATTATGTACCTTGTAAACACAACACTAAGATTTTGATAGAACTTATTTGATAAGGAGAAGGCTTTGGAATGATCTAACGTAAGTCCGTCCCTCCTTATATACCTGTTCAATCGTTAAACACTAAATTTGTGGCGCATCTCATAAGACCAGGACACGCATGTAAATATGctctactaatattttttttgggaatTGTAATCTATGAttgatatttcattaatttgccaaatattattggttaaattaaatattaccaatATGTGAATATCCCACTTTTGAGCAAATTgtactgtatatatatgtgtcaatttatattttgactcGCGTAGGTTTCTTCAGAATTGTTGTCTTCACTGTCGACCAAGAGGTTTATACCGAAATACTGAAAGTAAATGGAAAATGAAAGTCCACCTTCAACATAGAAACTAAgactataaaaagtataaacaatTTCTTACTGACTTTAATTACACTTGCATATACGCTTTTAGAACCAGAAAACAAGattttaatgtactttttatGTGTTGAATATTCGTTTACGAATcagataaaattaactaaataaaaatcctAAGCCGACccttctaaaaaaaataataatctaactctattaacttaaaaaaattaaaattattaaacgacTTTTAAAATTACACCGATAACTAACTTCTTTAAAagcttattacaaatattttgactGACCTTTATCATTAAAACAGTTTTGTGGTTGAGCATACTACACGGCGTGTGCAGTACAATCACCTAAAGATGCGTCGTGATCCAGTTAAATGCGTGTAATTCGAGCTTCATCTATTTCAATGCAACTATTACTTATATGTGTAATTTGTAACTTATTTAAAGCGAATTATTATCTACTTATATATTGCTATGCTAAGgaatggcaaatgggccacctaatggtaagtggtcactgtcCGCAGGCATTGatcctgtaaaaaatattatgtgcaATGAATCTTGGGCGCTGAGATGCCCCTTGTGTCTTTAGTTATACAGAATCAATCAGGATGgtgttggcggtagaatatatgatgagtgatacctacctagacgggcttgctctaccacaaagtaaaagacccaagttttaatttataagccaATTTATAAGCCCAGCCAAGGGACATTCCCTTGGCTGGGCAAAGTATCCCTGTTGAGGATAAAATAGTGATGGAATATAACGAAAACAATAGGATAACCCAATATTTCTTAGGCTAGACGttacccattttttttttggggaagaggtaaaataatataataactacaaAGAAATACACACCGTATTTGGAACTCGCCGTTGGCcaggacgccgagtgcgcccaggtacaccggaatacccactataAAAGCTGTATCCTCTCCGCCGaggcttttttaattatatatacagggttattggtaattcgacgtattcccgttaggaggtgataggggtgattacttgcgataattttaacacaacttttgcatgatgcaaaagtgaaccatttttgagctatcgcgttttttagattttttcaaaataaatcaaaattgcaacttcaaacatttattaaaaaaaaagtatcgattaaaatctatttttttcttcttcacaataactattttttatcctttactttttacgagatattatggcttattttcgaagcgatttaagcaatacagcattaatccttatacaattaagtacagtgtgcatttaatatatatcaatatggtcctttacagcatgtaattaaaattaatattttcgaagatattgcagatttaaaacgcagggacatagcggtttgtattgtctaatgaatgaaaaactgtgaacgttgtaaggcattctgtattatatttagtggcagcaatgtacccgtgcgaagccggggcgggtcgctagtcgTGTTggtgaatttaaatgaataattaaacgaGACTAGTCTAGTCTAAATAGTaagtatcttaataataaaaaggaacCGTTATAGGTTTGacagaaaataatatgaatggGCCACACAAACAGCCACACAAGTCTACCAAGAGAGTGCCCAAGACATAAATTTGCTCATTGAATTAAACAATTGATTTGATAAAAGTAATACAGACAGACGGAGTTGTTTCTATTTGTAaggtcatttatatatgtatatatttccacatgtaatttataataaaccttCACCAACAAAGCTCGTTacgagttaatatttaaaatatatacattgcaTAACCtacttataaactattttaaaaatgtgttattaATACATCTTCAATAATACCATATAATTACGTTTAAATCCAATTACTGAAGGTGAAAATAAAGCTGTTAGTGATGCGTTTCGCTGCCGATAAAGATCGATAGTTTAATGATGGCAAGGAAAAACCGGTTAGTACTACAGCTTTGAACAAAGACGGTTTTccctattatttatattaatgtatattacaattatctaaatatggttttgttatatattaacatgTCTAAATTGTGCGAAATCGGGATGAGAAaagagatatttaaaatttaattattatgttaattgtcgtatgtttgtatgtttaaaagTTTCTCGCAGGCTTTGCATTAAATTCAACACTCTAACaagatgattcaaaagtgtttttatgagctAACTTGAATAACTTGAATAATACGGTCGAATATGAGTATATATGAGGCGTTTGTTCCGCGGTGGTACTACATTAAAATTGAAGCAATATTCTTATTTGATCGGTTTGACAAAGAATACATccctttttttctcgctggaaaaacgctccTACGCATTATTCCCAAATAAAGAGGTATGTGGGATTTACCGGCGCTCAAAACGCCAGATGCGCCCTAGCTCactggaatacccactaaaaaactagCGGTACGCACTGCGTCACATCAGGGGGGCATCACAGAATCGCTTGTGCATGCTACCGTGAAACAAAGAATAAATCCTGACCTAAGAAGAAACGGCGAAGATTGTTAAGAAtttcaatataagaaatattaaatttttctgcCCGAAAAATTCTGTCATCCAAAAACAAGGTCGTCCTCCATCTGTACGCttcgatcttttaaactacgcaacggattttaaggCGAATtcaatcaataaacagagttatTCGAGAGGAATGCTTACGTGtacaatacatgcatattataaaagagaaaagtcgagaatttcaactttcttagccggaaaaaaacaagaattttgtTCCAAGTGTTGTTTCCGTATGAAGTCGGCACGGTTAGTTAGATTTTAATACTATgacatataattttagataggtactttcaatcaaatcaaatcgtaTCGCTGGCCACATGTTTCCAATCGAATAATACAGGTTTAATCGTATTGAAATACTCGTAATGAGATAGCATCACTAGTATTTCGTAAGCGCACGAGTCCGCTATTATGACAAGCGCATCACGATCATCCGAATATCGATTAGATTGATTCGGAGCAAGGTCTCGACTTGCAATTTCGGTAAACATCGGGTGCGCTTAATGAGACGGTGAAGCCGCGAGGATTTATGCACAGTCAGCGgaattagcaattttttttcaatcggATTGGTTATCTAATGTTTGATATGATgttgatttaattgttttcgaAACATTAGATTTAatgtatcaattaatttattttaaaagtttaaccaGTTGTGAAGTGTCATGAGCGCATTTGTTTACGGGCCTAGCGATGTCAAAATTAGCAAGTTCGATCTTGATCCCTTTAAACACAAGCTTTAAGTTTGATCGCAGGGGTAAATAAGTAAAGATGCCCGCGAATCTGATTATAGATTCTATGtgcttctttaatttttataatacgtatcTTTTCAAAACGATTCACGGGTTACTGTATTGTACTTACGCTCGCAACGTACGAAAACCATCCAGGCCCTTACGGTTAGCCGATTCTGGTCGAATTTAAATGGGCGTATGCATTTCCATCCCTTTGCACCTTGATGGATAAGAATGCCCTTGTGCTAAGGATCTGTACAAACTCATTACTTAACCTCGCCACTCTTAAAATTAACCTTATAAAGCGACGTTTTAAGAGTGATTCCTAAGAGTCTACTTGGAATCAAAATAGACtttctattttgattttataacttAGAATTCTTGGAATGGAAACGTCTATTTTCATacgagatttatttaaaactttaagcaTCATCTCAAGTCAGGTAAACGAGGAAACATTAGGAGATTAATGGTAAATTCTGTGTAAATAGGGTGTGCTTAtcttatgataaatattatatgaagatttatgtaaaaatatgttctCGTTTAAATATCAAGTACCTACTCTATTATAAACACTACAGGGGGAAGTTTAATGTAACGTATTCTATatagagataatatttttatgtaagatCTTCCGACAAATACCAATTCTTAGTATtctttgtgttctggtttaaaggatGCAAATTAGCCAATgtaacaggtacaagggacataacatcttagtttcaagATGGCGCATTTGAAATGCAAtacatggttaatatttcttacagcgtcaatgtcatAGGTGACATATGTtagtctaaatatataatttaaaaaaaaacctatctaGATCCtagttattttatcttatacaaaataaaatgccgtatttttaaacaaaccattttaatgtattcataggacaagttaaaaatatctgcggaatttaaTTAGAGCAACCAACGCTTGTAGGGGAGGacttattgactttgcggagtcgacGGAACATATTATGAACGTATTGTATTGCACTAGTGTTTGTGCAAATACTGGTGCTCCTATAT harbors:
- the LOC113391961 gene encoding pro-resilin-like, translated to MKIFIVCVCLMASTLAEPPVNRYLPPQGQNRGSSLSKTYGTPSFGSQTQNGAAFRQPSSTYGAPSRSRPNSQYLPPSNQYGLPRSNSQSPTSQYQAPTSQYQAPTSQYQTPSNQYGLPNQGKNFGQAGSGIQYNAPSQEYGTPATGRGNIGNNYNQQSRQYLPPGGGYDDGSNGEPANYNFEYMVKDAYSGNDFGHRESRQGDRAEGLYYVLLPDGRKQTVQYEADQDGYKPRISYEDTGARAGYNGNSQSGYDDQYSSGPY